In a genomic window of Cloacibacillus sp.:
- a CDS encoding Lrp/AsnC family transcriptional regulator has protein sequence MLSSKLLDDIGRQILRILQEDGRISFNELGRRVGLSSPAVAERVRRMEEAGIILGYRAVVDQSRVGYPIMAYIRLSIPVSFLAQTDELAKAIPEVLECHHLTGSDGVILKVVVSSVGHLEEVISQMGSCGMTTTAIVLSSPVVSRPIDPIKQQTPPAAV, from the coding sequence ATGTTGAGCAGTAAACTGCTTGATGATATTGGACGACAGATTCTAAGAATACTTCAAGAAGACGGCAGGATATCTTTTAATGAGCTTGGCAGAAGGGTCGGCCTCTCGTCGCCCGCGGTCGCCGAGCGCGTGCGCCGCATGGAGGAGGCCGGAATCATCCTTGGCTACCGCGCGGTCGTCGACCAGTCGCGGGTAGGCTATCCGATAATGGCGTATATCCGTCTTTCTATTCCCGTTTCGTTCCTCGCTCAGACGGACGAGCTGGCAAAGGCCATTCCCGAAGTGCTTGAGTGCCACCACCTTACGGGCAGCGACGGCGTCATCCTCAAAGTGGTCGTCTCCTCGGTCGGCCATCTCGAGGAGGTCATCAGCCAGATGGGGAGCTGCGGCATGACGACGACGGCGATCGTCCTCTCATCGCCGGTAGTCTCGCGCCCGATAGACCCCATCAAACAGCAGACGCCGCCGGCGGCGGTCTAA
- the gyrA gene encoding DNA gyrase subunit A, protein MDHNTKQGNLFEINKVITLPLEEEIKQSYLNYAMSVIVGRALPDARDGLKPVQRRILYAMLELGVRHNQAFKKSARIVGETMGKYHPHGDSAIYDTMARLSQDFSMRYQLVDGQGNFGSIDGDPPAAMRYTEARLHSLGEEMLTDINEETVDWGPNFDESLEEPLVLPSRIPNLLVNGSTGIAVGMATNMAPHNLGEAIDVCCAILDNPEVELGELMALMPGPDFPTGGIILGREGIIDAYRTGRGRLVVRGRVDIEDGRKGRRSIIISEIPYMVNKTNFIETIAKGVQSGMIDGISDLRDESDRNGMRIVVELQRDADPNLVLRQLYTRTQLQSTFGVINLAIVNGETRELPLKELVQIFLDHRREVVRRRTEFRLRKAEDRRHIVEGLLRALDVIDQVIHIIRSSDTALTARNNLIEELGFTEIQAQAILDMRLQRLTGLEREKLDTELAQLLMDIERYNSILSSHLILDSVVKDELMEIRRNYSDKRRTDIENAVDEVADEDLIPEEDIVVALSRDGYIRRMPLQDYRVQQRGGKGVKGVATKAEDEIAIIATTTTHRTLYLFTNKGRVFGVRGFSLPEPKTGKGKLVGTIITLEKEEKVVAIKDSHLDGAKFIFFVTKQGTAKRLPVEELDGLTRAGRRVLGLTEGDDIARVRTTSGTDDLLLTTALGQTLRVSEEEFRPLGRQAQGVRGIRLDDGDSVVGCDVVGDGRQVLFISAHGIGKRTAYDEFTQHHRAGYGVRAMKLSEKTGELVGAWGVQEDEEIIVISSKGRMVRIGAQEISTLSRTATGYMIVTLDEGDTVADISIVRKDDEEE, encoded by the coding sequence ATGGATCACAACACAAAGCAGGGCAACCTTTTTGAAATCAACAAGGTTATAACTCTGCCGCTGGAAGAAGAGATAAAGCAAAGTTATCTCAATTACGCGATGAGCGTCATCGTCGGCCGCGCCCTCCCAGACGCGCGCGACGGCCTGAAACCGGTACAAAGAAGAATACTCTACGCAATGCTTGAGCTGGGCGTGCGTCATAACCAGGCGTTTAAGAAGTCGGCGCGTATCGTCGGCGAAACGATGGGTAAATACCATCCCCATGGAGATTCGGCGATATACGATACGATGGCCCGCCTATCGCAGGACTTCAGCATGCGCTACCAGCTGGTCGACGGTCAGGGAAACTTTGGCTCCATAGACGGCGATCCCCCCGCGGCGATGCGTTACACAGAGGCGCGCCTGCACTCCCTCGGCGAGGAGATGCTGACTGATATCAATGAGGAGACGGTTGACTGGGGGCCTAACTTTGACGAGTCTCTTGAAGAGCCGCTCGTCCTTCCCTCACGCATTCCGAACCTGCTTGTAAACGGCAGCACCGGCATCGCCGTCGGCATGGCGACCAACATGGCGCCGCATAACCTCGGCGAGGCCATAGATGTCTGCTGCGCGATCCTCGACAACCCCGAGGTGGAGCTTGGCGAGCTTATGGCTCTCATGCCAGGCCCCGACTTCCCGACGGGAGGCATAATCCTCGGACGCGAAGGAATCATCGACGCCTACCGCACCGGACGCGGAAGGCTTGTCGTCCGCGGGCGCGTTGATATTGAGGATGGCCGCAAGGGAAGACGCTCGATCATCATCAGCGAGATACCATACATGGTCAATAAGACCAATTTCATAGAGACGATCGCCAAGGGCGTACAGAGCGGCATGATAGACGGCATCTCCGACCTCCGCGACGAATCCGACCGCAACGGGATGCGCATCGTCGTTGAGCTCCAGCGCGACGCCGACCCGAACCTTGTGCTGCGCCAGCTTTATACGCGTACGCAGCTGCAAAGCACCTTTGGCGTGATAAACCTCGCGATCGTCAACGGCGAGACGAGAGAGCTGCCGCTCAAAGAGCTTGTGCAGATATTCCTCGACCACCGCCGCGAAGTGGTACGCAGGCGCACCGAATTCCGCCTCCGCAAGGCGGAGGACCGCCGCCACATCGTTGAAGGCCTGCTGCGCGCCCTTGACGTCATCGATCAGGTCATCCACATCATCAGGAGTTCAGATACGGCGCTGACGGCGAGGAACAACCTCATCGAGGAGCTTGGCTTTACCGAGATCCAGGCGCAGGCGATACTTGACATGCGCCTCCAGCGCCTCACCGGGCTGGAACGTGAAAAGCTCGACACCGAACTGGCCCAGCTGCTCATGGATATCGAACGCTACAACAGTATATTGTCCAGCCACCTGATCCTTGACTCCGTCGTCAAGGACGAGCTGATGGAAATAAGAAGAAACTACAGCGACAAGCGCCGCACCGATATCGAAAACGCCGTCGACGAGGTCGCCGACGAGGACCTCATCCCCGAGGAGGATATAGTGGTCGCCCTTTCACGCGACGGCTACATCCGCCGTATGCCGCTGCAGGACTACCGTGTGCAGCAGCGCGGAGGCAAAGGGGTCAAGGGCGTCGCCACAAAGGCGGAGGACGAAATAGCGATCATCGCCACCACCACGACGCACAGGACACTTTATCTCTTCACGAACAAAGGGCGCGTCTTCGGCGTGCGCGGCTTCTCGCTGCCGGAGCCCAAAACCGGCAAAGGCAAGCTGGTGGGGACGATAATCACCCTCGAAAAAGAAGAGAAGGTCGTCGCGATAAAGGACAGCCATCTTGACGGGGCCAAGTTTATCTTCTTCGTCACGAAACAGGGAACGGCGAAGAGACTGCCCGTCGAGGAACTTGACGGACTCACTAGGGCCGGACGCCGGGTGCTCGGGCTCACCGAGGGCGACGACATCGCCCGCGTCCGCACTACCAGCGGTACGGACGATCTGCTGCTCACCACGGCGCTGGGACAGACGCTGCGCGTCAGCGAAGAGGAGTTCCGCCCGCTTGGCCGTCAGGCCCAGGGTGTGCGCGGCATACGTCTTGACGACGGCGACAGCGTAGTCGGCTGCGACGTGGTCGGCGACGGCCGCCAGGTGCTCTTCATCAGCGCGCATGGTATTGGAAAACGCACCGCTTACGACGAATTCACCCAGCACCACCGCGCCGGTTACGGCGTGCGCGCGATGAAGCTCTCAGAGAAGACCGGCGAGCTCGTCGGCGCCTGGGGCGTCCAGGAGGATGAAGAGATCATCGTCATCAGCAGCAAGGGACGCATGGTGCGCATCGGGGCGCAGGAGATATCGACCCTCTCCCGCACGGCTACCGGCTATATGATCGTGACGCTCGACGAGGGCGACACGGTGGCGGATATCAGCATCGTCCGCAAAGACGACGAAGAGGAATAA
- a CDS encoding phosphatidylserine decarboxylase, whose protein sequence is MKFARDGYPSIAALIFMMAGGWLISPWISACLFVPFCIVVWFFRDPERAPERPLEHGDFLSPADGKVVEIEEAEHEYIGRAVKIGIFMNAFNVHVNRFPVTGRVKYIKYVPGKKWFAFAPKASEINERLYVGAESEYGRFLLVQIAGILARRIVQRVRMDDVVPIGGRYGMIKLGSKVDIYLPPEIMPNVKIGDEVLAGHSIIGVCKK, encoded by the coding sequence ATGAAGTTTGCCCGTGACGGCTACCCGTCAATAGCGGCGCTGATCTTCATGATGGCGGGGGGATGGCTCATATCCCCCTGGATATCCGCCTGCCTCTTCGTTCCCTTCTGCATCGTCGTTTGGTTTTTCCGTGACCCGGAGCGCGCGCCTGAGCGCCCCCTGGAACACGGAGACTTCCTCAGTCCGGCGGACGGCAAGGTCGTCGAGATAGAAGAGGCCGAACACGAATACATCGGGCGCGCGGTCAAGATCGGCATATTCATGAACGCCTTCAACGTTCATGTCAACCGCTTTCCGGTAACCGGCAGGGTGAAATATATAAAATACGTCCCCGGTAAAAAATGGTTCGCCTTCGCTCCAAAGGCCTCAGAGATAAATGAGCGTTTATACGTAGGGGCGGAGTCGGAATACGGGCGCTTTCTTCTCGTGCAGATCGCGGGTATACTGGCGCGAAGGATAGTACAGCGCGTTCGCATGGACGACGTAGTGCCAATCGGCGGCAGATATGGTATGATAAAGCTGGGATCGAAGGTCGATATATACCTTCCCCCTGAAATTATGCCTAATGTTAAGATCGGTGACGAAGTGCTGGCCGGGCACAGTATAATAGGAGTGTGCAAAAAATGA
- the pssA gene encoding CDP-diacylglycerol--serine O-phosphatidyltransferase has product MRKVDRRVRNIPIKTIIPNMITSGSVFCGVSSLILTAHERFIPAALLICFAVFFDVMDGRVARSLGGSSAFGEELDSLADAISFGVAPAFLIYNAYIGVESGIWGPLTASFFALCGVLRLARFNVTHVPAGPFQGLPIPAGGLALASVVIARMPITPLVAMSAMCFVGALMVSSVPYCNAKKLKKTNVSRAKLYGLMTFIALCFFILREKAFLAVAVMYIISGLVKFDGAEWIMLHPEDERSAHEKD; this is encoded by the coding sequence ATGAGAAAAGTAGACAGAAGAGTGAGGAACATCCCCATCAAGACGATAATCCCGAATATGATAACCAGCGGAAGCGTATTCTGCGGAGTATCGTCGCTGATACTCACCGCGCATGAGCGCTTTATTCCGGCTGCTCTTCTGATCTGTTTCGCGGTATTCTTCGACGTCATGGACGGCCGCGTCGCCCGCAGCCTCGGCGGCAGCAGCGCCTTCGGCGAAGAACTCGACAGCCTCGCGGACGCGATCAGCTTCGGCGTCGCCCCCGCCTTCCTCATCTACAACGCCTATATCGGCGTCGAGAGCGGGATATGGGGCCCTCTGACGGCCTCCTTCTTCGCCCTCTGCGGCGTTCTGCGCCTTGCGCGCTTCAATGTCACCCACGTTCCGGCGGGACCCTTCCAGGGGCTGCCGATTCCGGCCGGCGGACTGGCGCTCGCCTCGGTCGTCATCGCGCGCATGCCGATTACGCCGCTCGTCGCGATGTCGGCGATGTGCTTCGTCGGCGCGCTTATGGTGAGTTCCGTGCCCTACTGCAACGCGAAGAAGCTCAAGAAAACGAACGTCAGCCGCGCCAAACTGTACGGTCTTATGACGTTTATCGCGCTCTGTTTCTTTATTTTGAGAGAAAAGGCTTTCCTTGCCGTAGCGGTAATGTATATAATAAGCGGGTTGGTGAAGTTTGACGGAGCGGAGTGGATAATGCTCCACCCGGAGGATGAGCGTTCGGCTCACGAGAAAGACTAG
- the iorA gene encoding indolepyruvate ferredoxin oxidoreductase subunit alpha, giving the protein MKKIMTGNEAIARGAWEAGLHVAAAYPGTPSTEILENLSEYKDVYSEWATNEKVALEVAAGASMAGARALATMKHVGLNVAADPLFTLAYTGVNGGLVVVSADDPGLFSSQNEQDNRFYASHAKLAMLEPSDSQECLDFIKEAFAISEKFDTPVLFRVSTRICHSKTLVSTGERAEIAVRPYEKNSAKYVMAPANAKRRKYLMEERIAELKAFSEATPLNRVERGGKVGIITSGISYNHAKEVFGEDASYLKLGFTWPLPENKIRDFAASVEKLYVIEENEPYIEDFVKALGIACVGREKLPWVDELTPEVIRRAFFPEAAEKGGYAIEANIPPRPPVLCAGCTHRGFFYEVGKYKDIVVTGDIGCYTLGMVPPLSVTDSVICMGAGVSAGIGFRKAVEIAGRREKVFAVIGDSTFFHSGITGLIDAIVNKAPIVINILDNRITAMTGHQENPGTGRTLMGEPTHQVDLRALCVACGVKEENVRLIDPYDLAATKAAVKAGYEATEPFVIITTSPCALIKEVIKKRANMKCVVDEEKCVKCKLCLKAGCPAVNFRGGRVYIDRASCNGCTVCMQICPKKAISREGE; this is encoded by the coding sequence ATGAAAAAAATTATGACCGGCAACGAGGCGATCGCCCGCGGCGCCTGGGAGGCCGGACTCCACGTGGCGGCGGCCTATCCTGGCACGCCCTCGACGGAGATACTGGAAAACCTCTCCGAGTATAAGGACGTCTATTCGGAGTGGGCGACGAATGAGAAGGTCGCGCTTGAGGTGGCGGCGGGAGCCTCTATGGCCGGCGCGCGCGCGCTGGCGACTATGAAGCACGTCGGACTCAACGTGGCCGCGGACCCGCTATTTACGCTCGCCTACACGGGTGTCAACGGCGGGCTTGTCGTGGTCTCCGCGGACGACCCTGGACTCTTCAGCTCGCAGAACGAGCAGGATAACCGTTTCTATGCCTCGCATGCTAAGCTTGCCATGCTCGAACCCTCCGACAGTCAGGAATGCCTCGACTTTATAAAAGAGGCCTTCGCGATATCGGAGAAATTTGACACGCCGGTGCTCTTCCGCGTCAGCACCCGTATCTGCCACAGCAAAACCCTTGTCAGTACGGGAGAGCGCGCCGAGATCGCCGTGCGCCCATATGAGAAAAACAGCGCGAAATATGTGATGGCTCCCGCCAACGCCAAACGGCGCAAGTACCTTATGGAGGAGCGGATCGCCGAGCTCAAGGCCTTCTCGGAGGCGACGCCGCTTAACCGCGTCGAACGCGGCGGCAAGGTCGGCATCATCACGAGCGGCATCTCCTACAACCACGCGAAGGAGGTATTCGGAGAAGATGCCTCCTATCTCAAGCTGGGCTTTACCTGGCCGCTGCCGGAGAATAAGATCCGTGATTTTGCCGCCTCCGTCGAGAAACTTTACGTCATCGAGGAGAACGAACCCTACATCGAAGACTTCGTGAAGGCACTCGGCATCGCCTGTGTCGGTCGGGAGAAACTTCCCTGGGTCGACGAGCTGACACCGGAGGTCATCCGCCGCGCCTTCTTCCCTGAAGCGGCTGAAAAGGGAGGCTACGCGATCGAGGCGAATATCCCGCCGCGCCCACCCGTGCTCTGCGCGGGCTGCACGCACCGCGGCTTCTTCTACGAGGTCGGCAAGTATAAGGATATCGTAGTTACCGGCGATATCGGCTGCTACACGCTCGGCATGGTGCCGCCGCTCTCTGTGACCGACTCCGTCATCTGCATGGGCGCGGGCGTATCCGCGGGCATCGGCTTCCGCAAAGCCGTTGAGATAGCGGGACGCAGGGAAAAGGTCTTTGCCGTCATCGGCGACTCGACCTTCTTCCATTCAGGGATCACGGGGCTTATCGACGCGATCGTCAACAAGGCCCCTATCGTCATCAACATCCTTGACAACCGGATCACGGCGATGACCGGCCATCAGGAGAACCCCGGCACTGGGCGCACCCTGATGGGCGAACCGACGCATCAGGTGGACCTCCGGGCTCTCTGCGTCGCCTGCGGCGTGAAGGAAGAGAACGTCCGCCTCATCGACCCCTATGACCTCGCCGCGACGAAGGCGGCGGTGAAGGCCGGTTACGAGGCGACCGAACCGTTCGTAATCATCACCACCTCCCCCTGCGCGCTCATCAAAGAGGTCATCAAAAAACGTGCGAACATGAAATGCGTCGTCGACGAGGAAAAGTGCGTCAAATGCAAGCTGTGCCTCAAAGCGGGCTGCCCCGCGGTCAATTTCCGCGGCGGACGCGTCTACATTGACCGCGCATCCTGCAACGGCTGCACGGTCTGTATGCAGATCTGCCCGAAGAAGGCCATCTCACGGGAGGGTGAATAA
- a CDS encoding indolepyruvate oxidoreductase subunit beta, which produces MSAGAQENSTCGETCRTKSILLVGVGGQGTILASKILSEGLVRKGYDVKMSEIHGMSQRGGSVTTHVRYGAKVASPIVPEGEADVLVAFEKVEAARWLKYLKKGGTLVVNNFEIYSLPVLTGAAEYPEGVIEKLKAEVPNTKSFNAGEIAESLGNIKAQNVVLLGALVKAMGLEDLDWHSVLAETVPPKLLELNIKAFEAGLTQ; this is translated from the coding sequence ATGTCCGCGGGTGCTCAGGAGAATTCTACCTGCGGAGAGACGTGCCGCACCAAAAGCATTCTGCTTGTCGGCGTCGGCGGGCAGGGTACTATCCTGGCTTCGAAGATCCTCTCCGAGGGGCTTGTCCGCAAGGGCTATGACGTAAAAATGTCCGAGATACACGGTATGAGCCAGCGCGGAGGCAGCGTTACGACACATGTCCGCTACGGCGCCAAGGTCGCCTCGCCCATCGTTCCCGAGGGGGAGGCCGACGTCCTCGTCGCCTTTGAGAAGGTCGAAGCGGCCCGTTGGCTCAAATACCTTAAAAAAGGCGGGACGCTCGTCGTCAATAACTTTGAGATATACTCTCTGCCCGTGCTCACGGGCGCGGCGGAATACCCGGAGGGTGTCATCGAGAAGCTTAAGGCCGAGGTGCCGAACACCAAGAGCTTCAACGCCGGAGAGATCGCCGAGTCGCTGGGCAACATCAAAGCGCAGAACGTCGTGCTTCTCGGCGCGCTGGTGAAGGCGATGGGGCTTGAGGATCTCGACTGGCATTCCGTCCTCGCCGAGACTGTGCCGCCCAAGCTGCTGGAACTTAATATCAAGGCCTTTGAGGCGGGGCTGACACAGTAG